The following are encoded together in the Defluviitalea raffinosedens genome:
- the fliP gene encoding flagellar type III secretion system pore protein FliP (The bacterial flagellar biogenesis protein FliP forms a type III secretion system (T3SS)-type pore required for flagellar assembly.), producing the protein MKTRKNFKFLVFGIIITLFMQLFFGFEVYAEPVDNVTLPIPQIGINIEAAENPQEVVTSLQILFILTILSLAPSILIMMTSFTRIVIALHFLRSALGTQQTPPNQVLIGLALFLTLFIMGPTFSEINEQALKPYTAGQISQEEAIENAMKPIRNFMFRQVRNSDLNLFMGIAQMDPIENTDDVSITDQIPSRVLIPAFIISELKTGFMIGFLLYIPFIVIDMVVASTLMSMGMMMLPPVMISLPFKILLFVMVDGWNLVIGQLVQTFR; encoded by the coding sequence ATGAAAACAAGGAAAAATTTTAAATTTTTAGTATTTGGAATAATAATTACTTTATTTATGCAATTATTTTTTGGGTTTGAAGTTTATGCAGAACCAGTAGACAATGTAACTTTGCCAATACCTCAGATTGGTATTAATATAGAAGCTGCAGAAAATCCACAAGAGGTCGTTACCAGCTTGCAAATTCTATTTATCCTCACAATACTCTCATTGGCACCTTCTATATTAATTATGATGACGTCATTTACAAGAATTGTTATAGCGTTACATTTCTTACGTTCTGCATTAGGTACTCAGCAGACTCCGCCCAATCAAGTTCTTATTGGACTCGCTTTATTTTTAACATTATTCATTATGGGTCCTACTTTTTCAGAAATTAATGAGCAAGCTCTAAAACCTTATACAGCAGGACAAATATCTCAGGAGGAAGCTATTGAAAATGCCATGAAACCCATAAGAAATTTCATGTTCAGACAAGTGAGAAATAGCGATCTGAACTTATTTATGGGAATAGCTCAAATGGATCCTATTGAAAATACTGATGATGTAAGTATTACAGATCAAATTCCTTCAAGAGTATTAATTCCTGCATTTATCATTAGTGAATTAAAAACAGGATTTATGATTGGTTTTTTATTATACATTCCTTTTATTGTTATTGATATGGTTGTCGCTTCTACATTAATGTCAATGGGAATGATGATGCTTCCTCCTGTTATGATTTCGCTTCCTTTCAAAATATTGTTATTTGTTATGGTAGATGGATGGAATTTAGTTATAGGACAGCTTGTTCAAACTTTTAGGTAG
- the fliQ gene encoding flagellar biosynthesis protein FliQ, with the protein MEQMVIDLARDALLVVIKVSAPMLLMGLTVGLIVSIFQTVTSIQESTLAFIPKILAVFVAILIFGPWMLTTLLEYINNLYTNMNMYIR; encoded by the coding sequence ATGGAGCAGATGGTTATAGATTTGGCACGGGATGCTTTGCTTGTTGTTATAAAAGTGTCAGCTCCTATGCTTTTAATGGGTTTAACTGTAGGATTAATTGTAAGCATATTTCAAACGGTTACATCTATTCAGGAATCGACATTGGCTTTTATTCCAAAAATCCTTGCAGTATTTGTGGCTATTTTGATCTTTGGTCCTTGGATGCTTACAACTTTATTAGAATATATAAATAATTTATATACAAATATGAATATGTACATTCGTTAA
- a CDS encoding response regulator, which yields MAKKILIVDDAAFMRMMIKDILTKNGYEIAAEAENGAKAVEKFKELSPDLVIMDITMPEMDGIQAVREIKKIDGNATIIMCSAMGQQAMVIESIQAGAKDFIVKPFQADRVVEAVKKVIG from the coding sequence ATGGCAAAAAAGATTTTAATCGTTGATGACGCAGCTTTTATGAGAATGATGATTAAAGACATTTTAACCAAAAACGGATATGAAATTGCGGCTGAAGCTGAAAATGGAGCTAAAGCAGTAGAAAAATTTAAAGAATTATCCCCTGATTTAGTAATTATGGATATAACAATGCCTGAAATGGATGGTATTCAAGCGGTTAGGGAGATTAAAAAAATAGATGGCAATGCAACAATTATCATGTGTTCAGCAATGGGACAACAAGCGATGGTAATTGAGTCAATCCAAGCTGGAGCAAAAGACTTTATAGTTAAACCATTCCAAGCAGATCGTGTGGTTGAAGCTGTAAAGAAGGTTATTGGATAA
- the fliR gene encoding flagellar biosynthetic protein FliR — translation MDFLMSNVFLRIDILILVFVRFLGFFATSPIFGGRNAPTYAKIGFSFIVSTIVLSTIPTMTVTYEDTILGYVLLVLKELTVGAIFGFLVYIILTIFYLAGQLIDYQIGFSMISVLDPLSNIQVPITGNLYYFMVLTILLVTNGHHKIIQALFYSYQVLPIGQAVFNSELLGHYIVILSDIFIISIKVASPIIGAILILDFALGILARTAPQMNMFVIGLPLKLILGLACLVVVMPLFTMIYNYVSKELFEKLFFIIKGMIP, via the coding sequence ATGGATTTTTTAATGAGCAATGTATTTTTAAGAATAGATATTCTTATATTGGTTTTTGTCAGATTTTTAGGCTTTTTTGCTACATCTCCTATTTTTGGAGGTAGAAATGCTCCTACTTATGCAAAAATAGGGTTTTCATTTATTGTCAGTACTATTGTACTTTCTACAATACCTACCATGACAGTGACTTATGAGGATACGATTTTAGGATATGTACTTCTTGTATTAAAAGAATTAACTGTAGGAGCCATATTTGGATTTTTAGTCTATATCATTTTGACTATCTTTTACTTAGCGGGACAATTAATAGACTATCAAATAGGGTTTTCAATGATCAGTGTCTTAGACCCTCTAAGCAACATACAAGTACCTATTACTGGTAATCTTTATTATTTTATGGTTTTGACAATACTTTTGGTAACTAATGGTCATCACAAAATCATTCAGGCATTATTCTATAGTTATCAAGTGTTGCCTATTGGTCAAGCAGTATTTAACAGTGAATTATTGGGACATTATATTGTTATTCTGTCTGATATTTTTATTATTTCCATTAAAGTTGCGTCTCCGATTATAGGAGCTATTTTAATTCTCGATTTTGCGTTAGGAATATTGGCTAGAACAGCTCCTCAGATGAATATGTTTGTTATTGGGTTGCCTCTAAAGTTGATTTTAGGTTTGGCATGCTTAGTGGTAGTAATGCCGTTATTTACTATGATTTATAATTATGTTTCAAAGGAATTGTTTGAAAAGTTATTTTTCATCATTAAGGGAATGATTCCATGA
- the flhB gene encoding flagellar biosynthesis protein FlhB, whose protein sequence is MTEEFNIVGPSELVRYDLQFFADKDGKTEKPTPRKRSKAREEGQVVKSMEINTAFLLILMFSSLEIFGPYIYGRFTSIFENTYILLPELDNIFTNTYILEFVPHVLLEIIIIVAPLFAVALTVGITISYVQVGWHPTFKPLRPKFARLNPISGFGRLFSKHSIVELLKSIVKVAILSAVIYSSVIKEVDNIVLLMDMELLQMVQYIGKVIVDMGVKVGMFFIFIATADYAFQRYEHEQNLKMTKEEVKDEYKMTEGNPEIKSKIRQKMREISLRRMMQEIPKADVVITNPTHYAVAIQYDSNIASAPIVIAKGVDYLALRIKTIAGENNIEIVENKPLARALYQTVDIGKEIPPELYQAVAEVLAFVYSLKNNK, encoded by the coding sequence ATGACAGAAGAATTTAATATCGTTGGACCATCGGAATTAGTAAGATATGATTTGCAGTTTTTTGCAGATAAAGATGGAAAAACAGAAAAGCCTACTCCAAGAAAACGTAGTAAAGCAAGAGAAGAAGGGCAAGTAGTTAAAAGTATGGAGATTAATACGGCTTTTCTGCTTATATTGATGTTCTCATCTCTTGAAATATTCGGACCATATATTTACGGAAGATTTACTTCAATTTTTGAAAACACTTATATTTTATTGCCGGAATTGGATAATATTTTTACCAACACCTATATCCTAGAATTTGTGCCGCATGTATTATTAGAAATTATTATTATTGTAGCTCCATTATTTGCAGTTGCATTGACTGTAGGAATTACCATTAGTTATGTTCAGGTAGGCTGGCATCCTACATTTAAACCTCTGCGACCTAAATTTGCCAGATTAAATCCTATATCGGGTTTTGGCAGGTTATTTTCAAAGCATTCTATAGTAGAATTATTAAAATCTATAGTGAAAGTTGCAATTCTTAGCGCTGTGATTTACAGTTCGGTTATTAAAGAGGTAGATAATATTGTTCTTTTGATGGATATGGAATTATTACAAATGGTTCAATACATTGGAAAAGTCATTGTCGACATGGGCGTTAAAGTAGGTATGTTTTTTATATTTATTGCTACAGCAGATTATGCTTTTCAAAGATATGAGCATGAGCAGAATTTAAAAATGACTAAAGAAGAAGTAAAAGATGAATATAAAATGACGGAAGGAAATCCTGAAATAAAAAGTAAAATTAGGCAGAAAATGCGAGAAATTTCTTTGAGGCGAATGATGCAAGAAATACCAAAAGCCGATGTTGTTATAACAAATCCGACTCATTATGCTGTAGCTATACAATATGATTCTAATATTGCTTCTGCACCGATTGTAATAGCAAAAGGTGTAGATTATTTAGCGTTAAGGATCAAGACTATAGCAGGAGAAAATAATATAGAGATAGTAGAAAATAAACCGCTTGCAAGAGCACTGTATCAAACGGTAGATATTGGGAAAGAGATTCCACCTGAGTTGTATCAAGCTGTTGCAGAAGTATTGGCATTTGTGTATAGTTTGAAAAATAATAAATAG
- the fliY gene encoding flagellar motor switch phosphatase FliY yields the protein MGDMLSQAEIDALLGGTDADLSESNDAYGIVKDILTDDEKDALGEIGNISMGTAATTLFTLLNQKVTITTPKVKVVTWSELSTEYVKPFVAINVEYKEGLKGSNLLILKEDDVKVIADLMMGGDGTNVQGELTELHLSAISEAMNQMVGSAATSMSSMFNKKIDINPPHAFVVNLQDGNMVDSFGFGEEGVVRIAFKMEIGNLIDSEIMQILPVDFAKDLVRNLIHSEEKQSQQPKNVEQPVNSNSGTTPIQQEGMMFNNPQPNLSYGQYTQYTQPNNMGYQIPPTQQPQMMPQNSYQQSVNVHPAEFQSFDVAAVMRQKENIDIIMDVPLEVTVELGRTHKLIKEILEFSPGTIIELDKLAGEPIDILVNGKFVAKGEVVVIDENFGIRITEITNPENRI from the coding sequence ATGGGAGATATGCTTTCGCAAGCAGAAATCGATGCATTGTTGGGAGGAACTGATGCAGATTTAAGTGAATCCAATGATGCATATGGCATAGTTAAAGATATCCTTACTGATGATGAAAAAGATGCATTAGGTGAAATAGGCAATATAAGTATGGGAACTGCTGCTACAACATTGTTTACATTGTTAAATCAAAAGGTAACCATTACAACTCCAAAAGTAAAGGTTGTGACTTGGAGTGAGTTATCTACAGAGTATGTTAAACCTTTCGTAGCAATTAATGTTGAATATAAAGAAGGACTGAAGGGAAGTAATTTACTCATCTTAAAAGAGGATGATGTTAAGGTTATTGCTGATCTTATGATGGGCGGAGATGGAACCAATGTACAAGGAGAATTGACTGAACTTCATTTAAGTGCTATTAGTGAAGCAATGAATCAAATGGTTGGTTCTGCAGCTACTTCTATGTCGTCTATGTTTAATAAAAAAATTGACATTAATCCACCCCATGCATTCGTTGTAAATCTACAAGATGGCAATATGGTAGATAGTTTTGGGTTTGGTGAAGAAGGTGTTGTAAGAATAGCCTTTAAGATGGAAATAGGCAATTTAATTGATAGTGAAATTATGCAAATTCTTCCTGTTGATTTTGCAAAAGACTTAGTAAGGAATTTGATCCATTCTGAGGAAAAACAATCTCAGCAGCCTAAAAACGTGGAACAACCGGTTAATTCAAATTCAGGCACTACACCAATACAACAAGAGGGAATGATGTTTAATAATCCGCAACCGAATTTATCCTATGGTCAATACACTCAGTACACTCAACCAAATAATATGGGCTATCAAATACCTCCTACACAACAACCACAAATGATGCCTCAAAATTCTTACCAACAAAGTGTTAATGTACATCCAGCAGAGTTTCAGAGTTTTGATGTTGCTGCAGTTATGAGACAAAAAGAAAATATTGATATTATCATGGATGTACCTTTAGAAGTAACTGTTGAATTAGGAAGAACACATAAATTAATTAAGGAAATCCTTGAATTTAGTCCGGGAACTATTATTGAGCTAGATAAATTGGCTGGTGAGCCTATAGATATTCTGGTTAATGGAAAATTTGTTGCTAAAGGTGAAGTTGTTGTGATTGATGAAAATTTCGGAATTAGAATTACTGAAATCACTAATCCCGAAAATAGGATATAA
- the fliO gene encoding flagellar biosynthetic protein FliO: MNVQLDISFSFLLFQNSNISNTGGQTNINWFNMLGQFFFLIFLFALILFGAYYVTRWLGRFQYQNYQGSNIKVIESVVIGPQKMLQLIQVGNHIYLIGISKDHIAYLAEIEKEAIQIKKSSQIKFDSYLKQWIKKLDRDSQSKDISSGGENHDENKEKF, encoded by the coding sequence ATGAACGTTCAACTTGATATTTCTTTTTCGTTCCTATTGTTTCAGAATAGCAATATTTCTAATACTGGAGGTCAGACGAATATAAACTGGTTTAATATGTTAGGCCAGTTTTTTTTCCTAATATTCCTATTTGCTTTGATTTTGTTTGGTGCATATTATGTTACGAGATGGCTTGGCAGGTTTCAATATCAGAATTACCAAGGAAGTAACATAAAAGTAATAGAATCTGTGGTGATCGGTCCTCAGAAGATGCTTCAGTTAATTCAAGTAGGAAATCATATTTACTTAATTGGTATTTCAAAGGATCATATTGCATATTTAGCAGAAATTGAAAAAGAAGCTATTCAAATTAAAAAATCGTCACAAATTAAATTTGATTCTTATTTGAAGCAATGGATTAAAAAGTTGGACAGAGATTCACAGAGTAAGGACATAAGTTCTGGTGGAGAGAATCATGATGAAAACAAGGAAAAATTTTAA